A region from the Mustela erminea isolate mMusErm1 chromosome 2, mMusErm1.Pri, whole genome shotgun sequence genome encodes:
- the GNRH1 gene encoding progonadoliberin-1 isoform X2, with product MEPIPKLVAGLLLLALCVVGCSGQHWSYGLRPGGKRNAENLIDSFQELAEELDQPAKPQRLECTIHQPRPPLRDLKGALESLIEEETGQKRI from the exons ATGGAACCGATTCCAAAACTTGTCGCTGGTCTTCTCTTGCTGGCGTTATGTGTGGTGGGCTGCTCTGGCCAACACTGGTCCTATGGACTGCGTCCTGGGGGAAAGAGAAATGCTGAAAATTTGATTGATTCTTTCCAAGAG ctAGCGGAAGAGCTTGATCAACCAGCAAAACCTCAGCGCTTGGAATGCACAATCCACCAGCCTCGACCTCCCCTCAGGGACCTGAAAGGAGCTCTG GAAAGTCTGATTGAAGAGGAAACTGGGCAGAAGAGGATTTAA
- the GNRH1 gene encoding progonadoliberin-1 isoform X1 has product MFLRMEPIPKLVAGLLLLALCVVGCSGQHWSYGLRPGGKRNAENLIDSFQELAEELDQPAKPQRLECTIHQPRPPLRDLKGALESLIEEETGQKRI; this is encoded by the exons ATGTTCCTTAGAATGGAACCGATTCCAAAACTTGTCGCTGGTCTTCTCTTGCTGGCGTTATGTGTGGTGGGCTGCTCTGGCCAACACTGGTCCTATGGACTGCGTCCTGGGGGAAAGAGAAATGCTGAAAATTTGATTGATTCTTTCCAAGAG ctAGCGGAAGAGCTTGATCAACCAGCAAAACCTCAGCGCTTGGAATGCACAATCCACCAGCCTCGACCTCCCCTCAGGGACCTGAAAGGAGCTCTG GAAAGTCTGATTGAAGAGGAAACTGGGCAGAAGAGGATTTAA